From a region of the Rathayibacter sp. VKM Ac-2804 genome:
- the opgC gene encoding OpgC domain-containing protein — translation MPTVTRRPRRLAVLAAIAAAALLAGAAAAPVLAAEAEEPATADSVFSPATGAYFGASLDWSVDSAASQADRLGRSSAVLEHSAALPISETETSYLAQFLRQAEGEGALAAVSLRPEGDLADFDRADAEQAVGALARARAGEALPLYVRFAPDMNATWVPWGQRPEEYVDAFRIFAQTLHADLPDAVVVWSPTAGESYPFSAAAPTGSAALDTDGDGLLGAGDDPYAPYYPGDDVVDWVGLAAYHDPSGGGAPRNALPADGELAADLSGAGALDFYGEYAEATGTPMLLETAAFYSPGAGGPGELALKQAWWRQVMAAASDEEYPLLDAVLWRDSAATRAVVGEVVIDWSISGSGEIAAAFAADAAASDLVSGPVYTPFTAASAGPATGGTLGGTAAWIVVALTLLVAAGATAWGLSRRRSTALAYDGPPNRDLRIDLLRGVAIVFVVINHIALVSIWQNATQEAIGMVSGAELFVLFSGAVLGLVHRPKVLGGGIGEVTLRTGRRAVTLYLTALVVTLVVGLVSLIDVVRSTPATTYIDQGTGAAGSEATGRVYDLYENIGSLLRYPVDPSIIVDLAALRLGPWQVNVLGFYVVMLALSPLVLWALSRGRWLPVLLVSWAVYAVQAFLRLRVLPLQFEDSFPLLTWQALFVTGVVAGFHRREIVAWFATRVGRIVLAVCVMATAGLALFSWNNPYLSSTFDLRLGLIPANTFSDVYSAAFERTTLDPGRVLNVLLVVVTAYAALTVLWKPIHRLLGWFFVPLGQATLYVFVMHVVFVLVIANIPVLREGNPVVDSIAYLVVLALLWLMVRTRFLFRVVPR, via the coding sequence ATGCCGACCGTGACCCGCCGCCCGCGCCGCCTCGCCGTCCTCGCGGCGATCGCCGCGGCGGCACTGCTCGCCGGAGCCGCCGCCGCGCCGGTCCTCGCCGCGGAGGCGGAGGAGCCGGCCACCGCCGACTCCGTCTTCTCCCCCGCGACCGGTGCGTACTTCGGCGCGAGCCTCGACTGGAGCGTCGACAGCGCCGCGTCCCAGGCGGACCGGCTGGGACGCTCCTCCGCCGTCCTCGAGCACTCCGCCGCGCTGCCGATCAGCGAGACCGAGACCTCGTACCTCGCCCAGTTCCTGCGGCAGGCCGAGGGCGAGGGCGCTCTGGCCGCGGTCTCCCTGCGCCCCGAGGGCGACCTCGCCGACTTCGACAGGGCCGACGCGGAGCAGGCGGTCGGCGCCCTCGCGCGCGCCCGCGCCGGCGAGGCCCTGCCGCTCTACGTGCGCTTCGCACCCGACATGAACGCGACCTGGGTGCCCTGGGGTCAGCGACCCGAGGAGTACGTCGACGCCTTCCGGATCTTCGCGCAGACGCTGCACGCCGACCTGCCCGATGCGGTGGTGGTCTGGTCGCCGACGGCCGGCGAGTCGTACCCGTTCTCCGCGGCGGCTCCGACCGGCTCGGCCGCGCTCGACACCGACGGCGACGGGCTCCTCGGCGCGGGCGACGATCCGTACGCCCCCTACTACCCCGGCGACGACGTCGTCGACTGGGTCGGCCTCGCCGCGTACCACGACCCGAGCGGAGGCGGCGCCCCGCGCAACGCGCTGCCCGCCGACGGCGAGCTCGCCGCCGACCTGAGCGGCGCCGGCGCCCTCGACTTCTACGGCGAGTACGCCGAGGCGACCGGGACTCCGATGCTGCTCGAGACCGCCGCGTTCTACAGTCCTGGTGCCGGCGGTCCCGGGGAGCTCGCCCTCAAGCAGGCGTGGTGGCGGCAGGTCATGGCGGCCGCCTCGGACGAGGAGTACCCGCTGCTCGACGCCGTGCTCTGGCGGGACTCGGCCGCGACCCGCGCCGTCGTCGGCGAGGTCGTCATCGACTGGAGCATCTCCGGATCCGGTGAGATCGCCGCCGCCTTCGCCGCCGACGCCGCGGCGAGCGACCTCGTCTCAGGCCCCGTCTACACGCCGTTCACGGCGGCGTCGGCCGGGCCGGCCACCGGCGGCACCCTCGGCGGGACCGCCGCCTGGATCGTCGTGGCGCTCACCCTCCTCGTCGCGGCGGGCGCCACGGCCTGGGGTCTCTCGCGGCGCCGCAGCACCGCGCTCGCCTACGACGGCCCGCCGAACCGCGATCTGCGGATCGACCTCCTGCGCGGCGTCGCGATCGTGTTCGTGGTGATCAACCACATCGCCCTGGTCTCGATCTGGCAGAACGCGACCCAGGAGGCCATCGGGATGGTCTCGGGAGCGGAGCTGTTCGTGCTCTTCTCCGGGGCCGTGCTGGGCCTGGTGCACCGGCCCAAGGTGCTCGGCGGCGGGATCGGCGAGGTCACCCTGCGGACCGGTCGCCGGGCGGTGACGCTCTACCTCACGGCGCTCGTCGTCACCCTCGTCGTCGGGCTCGTCAGCCTGATCGACGTCGTGCGGTCCACCCCGGCGACCACCTACATCGACCAGGGCACCGGTGCAGCCGGCAGTGAGGCGACCGGTCGCGTCTACGACCTCTACGAGAACATCGGGAGCCTGCTGCGCTATCCGGTCGACCCGTCGATCATCGTCGACCTCGCGGCGCTCCGGCTCGGTCCGTGGCAGGTCAACGTCCTCGGCTTCTACGTCGTGATGCTCGCGCTGTCGCCGCTGGTCCTCTGGGCGCTCTCGCGGGGCCGCTGGCTGCCGGTGCTGCTGGTGTCGTGGGCGGTCTACGCCGTGCAGGCCTTCCTGCGGCTGCGGGTCCTGCCGTTGCAGTTCGAGGACTCGTTCCCGCTGCTGACCTGGCAGGCGCTGTTCGTCACGGGCGTGGTCGCGGGCTTCCACCGGCGCGAGATCGTCGCCTGGTTCGCGACCCGCGTCGGCCGCATCGTGCTGGCGGTCTGCGTGATGGCGACCGCGGGCCTCGCGCTCTTCTCCTGGAACAACCCCTACCTCTCCAGCACCTTCGACCTGCGCCTCGGCCTGATCCCCGCCAACACCTTCTCGGACGTCTACTCGGCCGCGTTCGAGCGCACGACGCTGGATCCCGGTCGGGTGCTCAACGTGCTCCTCGTCGTCGTCACCGCCTATGCGGCGCTGACCGTGCTCTGGAAGCCGATCCACCGCCTGCTCGGCTGGTTCTTCGTCCCCCTGGGCCAGGCGACGCTCTACGTCTTCGTGATGCACGTCGTCTTCGTGCTCGTCATCGCCAACATCCCCGTCCTGCGCGAAGGGAACCCCGTGGTCGACTCGATCGCCTACCTCGTCGTCCTGGCCCTGCTCTGGCTGATGGTCAGGACGCGCTTCCTCTTCCGGGTGGTGCCCCGATGA
- a CDS encoding beta-galactosidase translates to MQHLTDRILFGAAYYHEYQPTSRLGRRDLAEDLRLMKAAGFTVIRVGESVWSTWEPENGVFELDWLQPVLDAAHEHGIAVVLGTPTYAAPMWLARLYPEINVERSSGRPMGWGARQEIDYSHPAFLFHAERLVRRIVERYAEHPAVIGFQVDNEPGNEIFHNRQVFQRFVDHLRARYGTVETLNDEWGLTYWSHRLSTWADLWTPDANQQPQYDLAWRRFQASLTTDFIGWQADMVREISARAGRDDQFVTTCLSYERRTVQDEELVRSLDIAAGNPYYRMQDGLELPDARAFDQHWTTSGTWALYATADRMYGSKQAPFLVTETDAQAIGMPWSNEPGYDGQWRQAAWALVSRGATMIEYWHWHTLHHGAETYWGGILPHSQEPGRVYEQIAALGADFAAAGDRVTELTPDSDVAILFSNESKWALEEYPSFSDPTQGMSAARGVPVASTRTFQTVFDAFARGAFDAGLQSSTVHPSQLTATTPAASAAAHPVLIAAAFTIADDAQLQWLEAYAAAGGHLIVGVRTGYEDEEARARLQRKPAFLDEAAGVHYDEFANLAVPVPVLAESGFPLPAGAAATLWADGLQPDDAEVLVRYDHPHHGRFAAVTTRPHGAGRVTTVGTVPDLEFARSLMAWAVGDASTGWRRVTASQTVTSATNRHGERVRFVHNWSWEPSVYPLPAAATDVLSGEELAAGAELALGPWDVRVLASAD, encoded by the coding sequence ATGCAGCACCTCACCGACCGCATCCTGTTCGGCGCGGCGTACTACCACGAGTACCAGCCGACCTCCCGGCTGGGCCGTCGCGACCTCGCCGAGGACCTCCGGCTGATGAAGGCCGCGGGCTTCACCGTCATCCGCGTCGGCGAGTCGGTCTGGTCGACCTGGGAGCCCGAGAACGGCGTCTTCGAGCTCGACTGGCTGCAGCCGGTGCTCGACGCCGCGCACGAGCACGGGATCGCGGTGGTGCTCGGCACGCCGACCTACGCGGCGCCGATGTGGCTCGCGCGGCTGTACCCCGAGATCAACGTCGAGCGCTCGAGCGGTCGGCCGATGGGCTGGGGTGCCCGGCAGGAGATCGACTACTCCCACCCGGCCTTCCTCTTCCACGCCGAGCGCCTCGTCCGGAGGATCGTCGAGCGCTACGCCGAGCATCCTGCGGTGATCGGCTTCCAGGTCGACAACGAGCCGGGCAACGAGATCTTCCACAACCGGCAGGTCTTCCAGCGCTTCGTCGACCACCTGCGCGCGCGCTACGGCACCGTCGAGACGCTGAACGACGAGTGGGGGCTGACCTACTGGTCGCACCGCCTGTCGACCTGGGCCGACCTCTGGACCCCGGACGCCAATCAGCAGCCGCAGTACGACCTGGCCTGGCGCCGCTTCCAGGCCTCGCTGACCACGGACTTCATCGGCTGGCAGGCCGACATGGTCCGGGAGATCTCCGCGCGGGCCGGCCGCGACGACCAGTTCGTCACCACCTGCCTCTCCTACGAGCGCCGGACGGTGCAGGACGAGGAGCTCGTGCGCTCCCTCGACATCGCCGCCGGCAACCCCTACTACCGGATGCAGGACGGGCTCGAGCTGCCGGACGCGCGAGCGTTCGACCAGCACTGGACGACCTCGGGAACCTGGGCGCTGTACGCCACCGCCGACCGGATGTACGGATCGAAGCAGGCGCCGTTCCTGGTGACCGAGACCGACGCGCAGGCGATCGGCATGCCGTGGTCGAACGAGCCCGGCTACGACGGGCAGTGGCGCCAGGCCGCCTGGGCCCTGGTCTCGCGCGGCGCGACGATGATCGAGTACTGGCACTGGCACACCCTCCACCACGGCGCCGAGACCTACTGGGGCGGGATCCTGCCGCACTCGCAGGAGCCGGGCCGCGTCTACGAGCAGATCGCCGCCCTGGGCGCCGACTTCGCGGCCGCCGGCGACCGGGTGACCGAGCTGACCCCCGACTCCGACGTCGCGATCCTGTTCTCGAACGAGAGCAAGTGGGCGCTCGAGGAGTACCCGTCGTTCAGCGATCCGACCCAGGGCATGAGCGCCGCCCGCGGCGTGCCCGTCGCCTCGACGCGCACCTTCCAGACCGTGTTCGACGCCTTCGCGCGCGGCGCCTTCGACGCCGGGCTGCAGTCGAGCACGGTCCACCCCTCGCAGCTGACCGCGACGACGCCCGCCGCCTCCGCGGCCGCGCATCCCGTGCTGATCGCGGCGGCGTTCACCATCGCCGACGACGCGCAGCTGCAGTGGCTGGAGGCGTACGCGGCGGCGGGCGGGCACCTGATCGTCGGTGTGCGCACCGGCTACGAGGACGAGGAGGCGCGAGCCCGGCTGCAGCGCAAGCCGGCGTTCCTCGACGAGGCCGCGGGCGTGCACTACGACGAGTTCGCGAACCTGGCGGTCCCCGTGCCGGTGCTCGCGGAGTCGGGCTTCCCGCTGCCGGCCGGCGCTGCGGCGACCCTCTGGGCGGACGGCCTGCAGCCCGACGACGCCGAGGTGCTCGTGCGCTACGACCACCCGCACCACGGCCGCTTCGCCGCGGTGACGACGCGGCCGCACGGCGCGGGGCGGGTCACGACCGTCGGGACCGTGCCCGACCTCGAGTTCGCCCGGAGCCTGATGGCCTGGGCCGTCGGAGACGCCTCGACCGGCTGGCGCCGCGTCACGGCCTCGCAGACGGTCACGAGCGCGACCAACCGCCACGGCGAGCGCGTCCGCTTCGTGCACAACTGGTCGTGGGAGCCGTCGGTGTACCCGCTGCCGGCCGCCGCCACCGATGTGCTCTCCGGCGAGGAGCTGGCCGCCGGCGCCGAGCTGGCGCTCGGGCCGTGGGACGTGCGCGTCCTGGCCTCCGCCGACTGA